The Haloplasma contractile SSD-17B genome has a segment encoding these proteins:
- a CDS encoding cysteine desulfurase family protein, whose amino-acid sequence MKPIYLDHASTTKLNEEVLKEMMPYLRDQFENPSSLYEAAINNKKAINQSRKKVSEIINAKPSEVYFTSGGSEANNWALKGVAFSYTEKKEIITTPIEHHSISHTVTFLESIGYTIHYLNVDEEGFIDLNHLEQLINKDTLLVSVIMANNEIGTIQDIKSVHSICKIHDVLLHVDAVQAICHIPVDVQGLGVDLLSFSAHKFYGPKGIGCLYVKDGIEIENLIHGGKQEQGIRSGTENVAGIVGMAKAMEIKIHNMTEESERQIKMASYLYNRLRNSIEQVKLNGPKIGSKRRLPGNINLSFKDVDASIMCFILNKKGIYISTGSACNSGAIEPSHVLKAINVPDDFIEGSIRISLGEATTKREIDVFCDEVIELIENDLV is encoded by the coding sequence GTGAAGCCAATCTATTTAGACCATGCATCGACAACGAAACTAAATGAAGAAGTACTTAAAGAGATGATGCCTTACTTGAGAGATCAATTTGAAAATCCATCCTCTTTATACGAGGCAGCAATTAATAATAAAAAAGCAATTAATCAGTCTCGTAAAAAGGTGTCTGAAATAATAAACGCCAAACCTAGTGAAGTCTATTTCACATCGGGGGGGAGCGAGGCTAATAATTGGGCGCTTAAAGGAGTTGCCTTTTCGTATACCGAAAAAAAAGAAATTATTACAACACCGATTGAGCACCATTCAATTAGTCATACTGTTACGTTTTTAGAGTCCATTGGGTATACTATACATTACTTAAACGTTGATGAGGAAGGCTTTATTGATTTAAACCATTTGGAACAGCTGATCAACAAGGATACATTGCTAGTGTCTGTAATTATGGCTAACAATGAGATCGGTACGATACAGGATATAAAGTCAGTCCATTCAATATGTAAAATTCATGATGTTTTATTACATGTCGATGCGGTACAAGCCATTTGCCATATCCCTGTTGATGTACAAGGTTTAGGTGTTGACCTTCTTTCATTCTCTGCTCACAAATTTTACGGTCCTAAAGGTATTGGATGTTTGTATGTAAAAGATGGGATTGAAATTGAAAATCTAATTCATGGTGGAAAACAAGAGCAGGGAATACGCTCAGGTACAGAGAATGTTGCGGGTATTGTAGGAATGGCTAAGGCAATGGAAATCAAAATCCATAACATGACGGAAGAATCAGAAAGACAAATAAAAATGGCATCTTACCTGTATAACCGTTTAAGAAATTCAATTGAGCAAGTCAAATTAAATGGTCCCAAAATTGGAAGCAAACGACGTTTGCCGGGGAATATAAACCTTTCATTTAAGGATGTAGATGCATCTATTATGTGTTTTATCCTAAATAAAAAAGGTATTTATATCTCAACAGGCAGTGCGTGTAATAGCGGTGCGATTGAACCGTCACATGTTTTAAAAGCGATAAACGTACCTGATGATTTTATAGAGGGTTCAATTCGTATTTCTCTAGGTGAGGCGACAACAAAGAGAGAGATTGATGTGTTCTGTGATGAAGTCATTGAACTTATTGAAAATGATTTAGTTTAA
- a CDS encoding class I SAM-dependent methyltransferase: MRTEDYVTTDEEKKRYESHNNDVNDPRYQKFVSPIVDTVTSKYSTVSKGLDFGAGTGPVITKMLGDKGYDVALYDPFFWNNEERLKTTYDFIVCCEVIEHFHSPWKEFKLLRSLLKDGGTLYLKTDIYTDDTDFKRWYYKNDPTHVFFYHPKAFEWIKEQFGFSTLKIEDRLITLSV, from the coding sequence ATGAGAACAGAGGATTACGTTACAACAGACGAAGAAAAAAAGCGGTATGAAAGTCATAACAATGATGTAAATGACCCTAGATATCAAAAATTTGTCTCCCCTATTGTTGATACTGTAACGTCTAAATACTCTACCGTTTCTAAAGGTCTTGACTTTGGAGCGGGAACAGGACCTGTCATTACAAAAATGCTAGGTGACAAAGGGTATGATGTCGCCTTATACGATCCGTTTTTTTGGAATAATGAGGAACGATTAAAAACTACCTATGATTTTATTGTATGTTGTGAAGTAATCGAGCACTTTCATTCACCATGGAAAGAATTTAAACTATTGAGGTCTCTGTTAAAGGATGGAGGTACATTATATCTTAAAACGGATATTTATACGGATGATACCGACTTCAAACGGTGGTATTATAAAAACGATCCTACGCATGTGTTCTTTTATCATCCTAAAGCTTTTGAATGGATTAAAGAGCAATTTGGTTTTTCAACATTAAAAATAGAAGACAGACTCATTACTCTGTCTGTATAA
- a CDS encoding DUF4430 domain-containing protein — translation MNKSAILKIGLTLIAVVGIFFTIRLSYQPGVAEADGTITFVLKDETGEIVINDQIEFDTEKEDGTAVTLFDIIDSNYNIVCRNALSGAADPECGEKSETISGKVILSVEQIETDFVTSYFAIYKNGEYATKGISQLSFEDGDVIELRYTGLD, via the coding sequence ATGAATAAGAGTGCAATCTTAAAGATTGGATTAACGCTAATCGCGGTTGTTGGGATTTTCTTTACAATTCGTCTCAGCTATCAGCCTGGAGTGGCAGAGGCAGATGGTACGATCACATTTGTTTTAAAAGATGAGACTGGTGAAATTGTAATTAATGATCAAATAGAATTTGATACGGAAAAAGAAGACGGAACCGCTGTAACGTTATTCGATATAATCGACTCAAATTATAATATTGTCTGCAGAAATGCTTTAAGTGGAGCAGCTGATCCAGAGTGTGGAGAAAAATCTGAGACCATTAGTGGAAAGGTTATTCTATCAGTGGAGCAAATCGAAACAGACTTTGTAACGAGTTATTTTGCGATTTATAAGAACGGTGAATATGCGACTAAAGGGATTAGTCAGTTAAGCTTTGAAGATGGCGATGTCATTGAATTACGTTATACAGGACTCGATTAA
- a CDS encoding GGDEF domain-containing protein has product MLKELLNQFFIFISFIFIGAHIIRDTNILSKKAFIRNIVIGMYGALMAITLMSFTIPVPASNTVVDLRYMALLLIYFYFGFIPSILTAVAMILYRLSISGINESSVTAVLSICLYFVSYWLLDHFVKHYLKKWVSFFLASIIISMSSLVYLLKGTDYLNLVLIEYLLVSVGGVIILYVLSEYAKTSNELYSQYKTISTKDFLTGLNNTRQFDHIYNELISRAKEQNQTIGMMMIDIDHFKQVNDTYGHPAGDSILKQVSMILRGFACKSYSISRIGGEEFCILMDHVNKRQAYDIAENVRSSVEKHHFCFESETCIKVTVSIGVAISPDTIMNPEKIKHHADQLLYQAKQTGRNKVCI; this is encoded by the coding sequence ATGTTAAAAGAGTTACTCAATCAGTTCTTTATTTTTATTTCATTTATTTTTATTGGTGCTCATATAATAAGAGACACTAATATTCTTAGTAAAAAGGCATTTATAAGAAACATAGTTATAGGGATGTATGGTGCATTAATGGCAATTACTTTGATGTCATTCACGATTCCTGTTCCTGCCTCAAATACGGTTGTAGATTTAAGGTATATGGCTTTGTTACTGATTTACTTTTATTTTGGATTTATTCCATCAATTCTAACTGCTGTGGCTATGATCTTATATAGGCTATCTATTAGTGGAATTAATGAATCCTCTGTTACAGCAGTTTTGAGTATTTGTCTATATTTTGTTTCTTACTGGTTACTCGACCATTTTGTAAAGCATTATTTAAAGAAATGGGTGTCCTTCTTTCTAGCTTCAATTATTATCTCTATGAGCTCACTAGTTTATTTACTAAAAGGTACCGATTATCTGAATCTTGTGCTAATAGAGTATCTCTTAGTTTCAGTTGGTGGAGTTATTATTCTATATGTGTTATCAGAATATGCAAAAACATCTAATGAGCTTTATAGTCAGTATAAAACTATTTCTACGAAAGATTTTTTAACAGGACTAAATAATACACGACAATTTGATCATATATATAATGAATTAATCAGTCGTGCTAAGGAGCAAAATCAGACAATTGGAATGATGATGATTGATATCGATCATTTTAAGCAAGTTAATGATACGTATGGGCATCCTGCAGGAGATTCAATCTTAAAACAGGTTTCAATGATTTTACGTGGTTTTGCTTGTAAATCATATTCGATATCGAGAATTGGTGGAGAGGAATTTTGTATCTTGATGGATCACGTAAATAAGAGACAAGCATATGACATTGCAGAGAACGTACGCAGTTCAGTAGAAAAACACCACTTCTGTTTTGAAAGTGAAACGTGTATAAAAGTGACGGTTTCAATAGGAGTTGCAATTAGTCCTGATACAATAATGAATCCTGAAAAAATTAAGCACCATGCTGATCAGTTATTATATCAAGCAAAACAAACCGGTAGAAACAAAGTTTGTATATAG
- a CDS encoding MFS transporter: MEQVKINNRNKNYGWVIIMLAATSFFFSAPGQSYSISIFMEIYIEKFNLSSTELSSYYSIATILSGSLLWIMGRNVDRFGQRKMFVIAGVMLAVATLFNSFNTNIVMIFIGFFMLRYFGQGSLTLIPNSLVPQWYEKHRSFAISIAICGGLVASLVVPILNVWLIDLVGWRMAWRVWSLALVLVFVPLMWKFVINKPEEIGALPDGRTTVTEDELKVELQAMEKESWELGEAMRTKEFWFIGIISMLVPMISTGLAIHNYSIMELRGMNKEQSAVILGLIAIPGFFIPFIARLVIDRFKPKYLVIISLLIMAIDMLYMLRVNSFWSAAIFILIYGFAMRIQATTISVIWPKYFGRKYLGSIRGAATVFMVIGSALGPIPFSLSLDLTGNYRMIFIIMASICIVSVLLALSVTNPKKSVRLG; encoded by the coding sequence ATGGAACAGGTAAAAATTAATAATCGTAACAAAAATTATGGTTGGGTCATTATCATGTTAGCTGCTACTAGTTTTTTCTTTTCAGCACCGGGGCAGTCATATTCGATTTCGATATTTATGGAGATTTATATAGAAAAATTCAATTTATCATCTACTGAATTATCAAGTTATTATTCAATTGCAACGATATTGTCCGGATCTCTATTGTGGATTATGGGTAGAAATGTCGATCGTTTTGGTCAACGAAAGATGTTTGTTATAGCAGGGGTTATGTTGGCAGTAGCGACACTATTTAATAGTTTTAATACTAATATAGTAATGATTTTTATAGGTTTTTTTATGTTGCGTTATTTTGGACAAGGCTCTTTAACATTGATTCCGAATTCATTAGTTCCCCAATGGTATGAAAAACACCGTTCTTTTGCAATAAGTATTGCTATTTGTGGTGGACTAGTTGCAAGTTTAGTCGTACCGATTTTAAATGTCTGGCTAATTGACTTAGTCGGTTGGCGTATGGCATGGCGTGTTTGGAGTTTAGCTTTAGTTTTAGTATTTGTCCCATTAATGTGGAAATTTGTAATCAATAAGCCAGAGGAAATAGGAGCTTTACCAGATGGTAGGACAACCGTTACCGAAGATGAATTAAAAGTTGAACTTCAAGCAATGGAGAAAGAATCATGGGAATTAGGAGAGGCAATGCGAACAAAAGAATTTTGGTTTATAGGCATTATCTCAATGCTTGTGCCAATGATCTCAACAGGTCTTGCCATTCATAATTATTCGATTATGGAGTTAAGAGGAATGAACAAAGAACAATCAGCGGTTATTTTAGGGTTAATTGCCATTCCAGGATTTTTTATACCGTTTATCGCTAGGTTAGTTATTGACCGATTTAAGCCTAAGTATTTAGTCATAATATCATTATTAATTATGGCAATCGATATGCTATATATGTTAAGAGTAAATTCATTTTGGAGCGCTGCAATCTTCATTTTAATCTATGGGTTTGCAATGCGAATTCAAGCAACAACGATAAGTGTAATTTGGCCTAAATATTTTGGACGTAAGTATTTGGGAAGTATTAGAGGTGCGGCAACCGTGTTTATGGTCATTGGATCTGCTTTAGGTCCAATTCCATTCAGTTTATCTCTTGATCTTACTGGGAACTATCGTATGATTTTTATCATCATGGCGTCAATATGTATAGTTTCTGTTTTATTGGCTTTATCCGTAACAAATCCTAAGAAATCAGTACGGTTAGGTTAG
- a CDS encoding DUF4430 domain-containing protein: protein MKKIMSLISIFLLSLVLVACQNDELTSQIEDLESKLTSLETESKEKSDDLTVLQSEITSLKEIIAGLDTTDTNQQTTIDDLKSRLEALEEIYFDGIITVMIDHENDEFDFYKSIAYKSADELTLFELIKDNVTLSYEESTFGNFITGIGGLSPKTGAYIALYKNGEMALKGVDEISYDNGDLFKFKVEWFDQTEQAVDTAINTFVDNYASDYVNSESVDYHVASALYQLGILNDYVTLDEVTELYKGFDAANINESLRGKELFKAITIVTAVGGNPTDVDGNDLVEQLINEAPIGIYGTTALGSLALNAYDHGKDASTYEAAIITDLTTTNKPINSDVDTAGLTLIALSDYTDNDTVGAVIDETITYLSTDKQASTGGITSTDFWTDPDNPTEVENGASTAQVILGLLANGIDPTSEIFTKTDGNLITRLLDYQLEDGSFKYKTTDADSDTFFTTPQAFAALVMYQEFKNSDEATYNLYDFN, encoded by the coding sequence ATGAAAAAAATCATGTCTCTTATTTCTATATTTTTATTATCGCTTGTATTAGTAGCGTGCCAAAATGACGAACTAACTTCACAAATCGAGGATTTAGAAAGCAAACTAACAAGTTTAGAAACAGAATCAAAAGAAAAGTCAGATGATCTTACTGTTTTACAATCAGAAATAACTTCACTTAAGGAAATTATTGCTGGATTAGATACAACGGATACTAATCAACAAACAACGATTGATGATCTTAAATCAAGACTTGAAGCGTTAGAGGAAATTTACTTTGATGGTATTATAACCGTTATGATTGATCATGAGAATGACGAATTTGATTTTTATAAATCAATTGCATATAAAAGTGCAGATGAATTAACGTTGTTTGAATTAATTAAGGATAATGTAACATTAAGTTATGAAGAGAGTACTTTTGGAAACTTTATCACAGGTATTGGTGGATTATCACCTAAGACGGGTGCTTACATCGCGTTGTATAAAAATGGTGAGATGGCACTCAAAGGTGTAGATGAAATATCTTATGATAATGGCGACTTATTCAAATTTAAAGTTGAATGGTTTGACCAAACGGAACAAGCGGTAGATACAGCAATAAATACTTTTGTTGATAACTATGCAAGCGATTATGTAAATAGTGAATCAGTTGACTATCATGTTGCAAGTGCGCTTTATCAATTAGGTATTTTAAATGATTACGTTACACTTGATGAAGTAACTGAACTATATAAAGGTTTTGATGCAGCTAACATTAATGAGTCTTTAAGAGGTAAAGAATTATTCAAGGCAATCACAATTGTAACAGCAGTTGGCGGTAACCCTACAGACGTTGATGGAAATGATTTAGTAGAGCAATTAATAAATGAAGCACCAATAGGAATTTATGGTACGACTGCTTTAGGATCACTTGCTTTAAATGCATATGATCATGGTAAAGATGCATCGACTTATGAAGCAGCTATTATTACTGATCTAACAACAACAAATAAACCAATAAATAGTGATGTTGATACAGCTGGATTAACACTAATTGCACTGTCAGATTACACTGATAATGATACAGTTGGGGCGGTAATTGATGAAACGATCACGTACCTATCAACCGATAAGCAAGCCTCAACAGGTGGAATTACGTCAACAGATTTTTGGACAGATCCTGATAATCCAACAGAAGTAGAGAATGGTGCATCAACTGCACAAGTCATTTTAGGACTTCTTGCAAATGGTATTGATCCAACTTCAGAGATATTTACCAAGACGGATGGAAACCTAATTACACGATTACTAGACTATCAACTAGAGGATGGATCATTTAAATATAAAACTACTGATGCAGATTCAGACACATTCTTCACTACACCTCAGGCATTTGCTGCATTAGTTATGTATCAAGAGTTTAAAAACTCTGATGAAGCAACATACAATTTATACGATTTTAACTAA
- a CDS encoding GNAT family N-acetyltransferase: MIIVTKFKTITPETVMGAWNLIQNLPYDPLIDAAVHGYHGQILVDDLNNPTICGIRIGGVAYFTGDTNHPIAKVLINKLSPWGDVIVNDENWTKLVKEVHSGHYKESKRYSFTHEQITPDYLNKYIDSLPNGYTYKKIDRKLAEQLLDTKWGKYLVCNFKDVDEFLEKGAGFCIIDGDDQIVSGASSFIYFNGGYEIEVDTHRDYRKQGLATAASAMFVKYCLENDKIPHWDAENKQSIHLAKKLGFVIDREYKIISVLNNT; encoded by the coding sequence ATGATCATCGTGACAAAATTTAAAACAATTACGCCTGAAACGGTCATGGGGGCATGGAATCTCATTCAAAACTTACCTTATGATCCACTAATTGATGCAGCAGTACATGGGTATCATGGGCAGATATTAGTAGATGACTTGAATAACCCTACAATTTGTGGGATTAGAATCGGTGGAGTTGCTTATTTTACAGGAGATACAAACCATCCTATCGCTAAGGTGTTAATTAATAAGCTATCCCCTTGGGGAGATGTTATTGTTAACGACGAAAATTGGACAAAACTAGTTAAAGAAGTTCACAGTGGGCATTATAAAGAATCAAAACGCTATTCGTTTACACACGAACAGATTACCCCAGATTATCTTAATAAATACATTGATTCTCTACCAAATGGATACACCTATAAGAAAATTGATCGAAAACTGGCCGAACAACTTCTCGATACAAAATGGGGGAAGTATTTAGTCTGTAACTTCAAGGATGTAGATGAGTTCCTTGAAAAGGGTGCAGGTTTTTGTATAATAGATGGTGATGATCAAATTGTATCAGGCGCATCTTCTTTTATTTATTTTAACGGCGGTTACGAAATAGAAGTCGATACACATAGAGACTACAGAAAGCAGGGACTCGCTACAGCTGCTTCAGCTATGTTCGTAAAATACTGCCTAGAGAATGATAAAATTCCTCATTGGGATGCAGAAAACAAACAGTCCATTCACCTTGCTAAGAAACTAGGTTTTGTTATTGACCGTGAGTATAAAATTATTTCAGTCTTAAATAATACGTAA
- a CDS encoding L-threonylcarbamoyladenylate synthase, which translates to METKVVILDELNIDYTSLRGPGQAIRDGGLVVFPTETVYGLGADALNNEAVAKIFKAKGRPQDNPLIVHVGSREIGPYVKDVPEIATLLMNRFWPGALTLIFNKSELIPDITCAGLDTVGIRMPSNPIALDLIRVSNTPIAAPSANISGRPSPTDVSRCIQDLSGRVDYIIGGKRSDVGLESTILDCTQNPPCVLRPGGVSIEDLKEIDERIYIDPAIMTRPHESFKPKAPGMKYRHYAPKAPVKIVQLHSLASTINRINELTEQYEDDGIKVGIMATDETKEQYQATSVISLGSREDLSSVAKNLFEALRILDDLGVDLILSESFIEKGFGLAIMNRLRKAASYDIIDQ; encoded by the coding sequence ATGGAAACAAAAGTTGTAATATTAGATGAACTTAATATAGATTACACTAGTCTTAGGGGACCAGGACAAGCCATTCGTGATGGAGGATTGGTTGTATTTCCTACTGAAACCGTATATGGTTTAGGTGCAGATGCTTTAAATAATGAGGCAGTTGCTAAAATATTCAAAGCGAAAGGAAGACCTCAAGACAATCCTTTGATTGTACATGTAGGTAGCCGTGAAATAGGACCATATGTAAAGGATGTACCTGAAATAGCGACTCTATTAATGAATCGATTTTGGCCTGGTGCTCTAACACTAATTTTTAACAAGAGCGAGTTAATTCCTGACATCACTTGTGCAGGTCTTGATACGGTAGGCATTCGTATGCCTTCTAATCCAATTGCCCTTGACTTAATAAGAGTGAGCAACACGCCAATAGCTGCGCCATCTGCTAATATCTCAGGGCGACCGAGTCCTACTGATGTATCCCGTTGTATCCAAGATTTAAGTGGTAGAGTTGACTATATTATTGGTGGAAAGCGAAGCGACGTCGGGCTTGAATCAACAATACTTGACTGTACTCAGAATCCTCCGTGTGTCTTAAGGCCAGGTGGAGTTAGTATTGAAGATTTAAAGGAAATAGATGAACGTATCTATATCGACCCTGCTATCATGACACGTCCGCATGAAAGCTTTAAACCTAAAGCACCTGGTATGAAATATCGTCATTATGCACCTAAAGCACCTGTAAAAATCGTACAGTTGCATAGTTTAGCGTCTACTATCAATAGAATAAATGAGTTAACAGAACAATATGAGGATGATGGGATAAAGGTTGGAATCATGGCAACGGATGAAACAAAAGAGCAATATCAAGCGACATCTGTCATCAGTTTAGGGAGTCGTGAAGATTTGTCAAGTGTGGCTAAGAATCTTTTTGAAGCATTAAGAATACTTGACGACCTAGGTGTTGACTTGATTCTTTCGGAAAGTTTTATAGAAAAAGGGTTTGGATTGGCAATTATGAACCGGTTAAGAAAAGCTGCATCATACGATATAATAGATCAGTAG
- the ligD gene encoding non-homologous end-joining DNA ligase, translating into MGDLFEKREARAMLLTEEEPFDSDDHIFELKLDGIRCLLYLDPKAAMTDLRNKRNKHLNNTYPELSQLHKQALDKCIVDGELIVMDEGKPDFYEVQRRSLMMDSFKIELAAKMKPVIFVAYDLVYLKDEELIHKSLMERKKRLQETIKENEAISISRYIENKGIEFYETVANQDLEGVVAKRKDSIYYMGKRSKAWVKFKKMYDADFVIVGYVPSVLGGIKSLLLAVYDEAGKLVDQGHVSLGISKEDAKKIMKFAYINEMESPFEQDKFNDTEWFKPELVCIVEFMMRTKSGHLRQPVFKGLRQDKLVSECTLEQFN; encoded by the coding sequence ATGGGAGACTTATTTGAGAAGCGAGAAGCTCGTGCTATGTTGTTGACTGAAGAAGAGCCATTTGATTCAGATGATCATATATTTGAGTTAAAACTCGATGGAATAAGATGCCTTCTGTACTTGGACCCTAAAGCAGCTATGACAGATTTAAGGAATAAACGCAATAAGCATTTAAATAATACCTATCCTGAACTATCCCAGCTACATAAACAAGCTCTTGATAAATGTATTGTAGATGGAGAATTGATCGTGATGGACGAGGGAAAACCCGATTTTTATGAAGTTCAAAGGCGTAGTTTAATGATGGATTCGTTTAAAATAGAACTAGCCGCTAAGATGAAGCCGGTTATTTTTGTTGCTTATGATTTAGTTTACTTAAAGGATGAAGAACTCATTCATAAATCACTTATGGAGCGTAAAAAACGATTACAAGAAACCATTAAAGAGAACGAAGCAATCAGTATTTCACGCTATATTGAAAATAAGGGAATCGAGTTTTATGAGACCGTTGCAAATCAAGACTTAGAAGGCGTGGTCGCTAAGCGAAAAGATAGTATTTATTATATGGGAAAACGTTCTAAAGCATGGGTTAAGTTTAAAAAGATGTATGACGCTGACTTTGTGATTGTTGGATATGTGCCAAGCGTTTTAGGTGGCATTAAGTCTTTATTACTCGCAGTTTACGATGAGGCTGGCAAATTAGTCGATCAAGGACATGTGTCGCTCGGTATTTCAAAAGAAGATGCAAAAAAAATAATGAAATTTGCCTATATAAATGAGATGGAATCTCCTTTTGAACAAGATAAGTTTAATGATACGGAGTGGTTTAAGCCGGAGCTCGTTTGTATTGTTGAGTTTATGATGCGTACAAAGTCTGGTCATTTAAGACAGCCTGTTTTTAAGGGGCTACGTCAAGATAAGTTGGTAAGTGAGTGTACACTTGAACAGTTTAACTAA
- the iadA gene encoding beta-aspartyl-peptidase: MFKLIKNVDVYSPEYIGKNDILICHNKIVKIAPTIEFEDAEVNDYTGKIVIPGIIDQHVHITGGGGEGGFHTRTPEVVLSDLINGGVTSVVGLLGTDSLTRSIEDLLAKTKALKNEGMNAFCLTGAYTYPSPTITGDVRKDIAFIDEIIGLKLAISDHRESMINKDEFKKLVADVRVSSLVSGKPGIVTLHMGDDPARFNMILDVLEETSIPIKHFRPTHVARTDELFEDALIFLEQGGYIDLTVGIRLDRVYKNLVKIKERNLNLDHVTFSSDGNGSWSQYDENGNVVKMGAARCDAILNCMKHLVAKGMDIEDVIKFGTTNVARALELDHKKGYIKANFDADLLILDQDLNLDTVITRGKEMMYKGNIQVKGTYED; this comes from the coding sequence ATGTTTAAATTAATCAAAAATGTTGATGTTTACAGTCCTGAATACATTGGGAAAAATGATATCTTAATCTGTCACAATAAGATTGTTAAGATTGCACCAACTATTGAATTTGAAGATGCAGAAGTAAATGACTATACTGGAAAAATCGTTATTCCAGGGATTATTGACCAACATGTTCACATAACAGGTGGTGGAGGCGAAGGAGGGTTTCATACGCGTACCCCTGAAGTCGTTCTTTCAGACTTGATTAATGGGGGAGTGACAAGTGTTGTTGGACTACTCGGAACTGACTCGCTGACTAGAAGCATAGAGGACTTATTAGCTAAGACTAAAGCTTTAAAAAATGAAGGAATGAATGCCTTTTGTTTAACGGGAGCTTATACGTATCCTTCACCTACCATTACAGGAGATGTCAGAAAAGATATAGCATTCATCGACGAGATAATAGGACTAAAGCTTGCAATTTCCGACCATAGAGAATCGATGATTAATAAGGATGAGTTTAAAAAGCTAGTAGCAGATGTTAGAGTTTCAAGTCTAGTATCAGGAAAACCTGGAATCGTAACCCTTCATATGGGGGATGATCCTGCTAGATTTAATATGATTCTTGATGTATTAGAGGAAACAAGCATTCCAATCAAACATTTTAGACCCACTCATGTAGCGCGTACAGACGAACTATTTGAAGATGCGTTAATATTCTTAGAGCAAGGTGGCTATATTGACTTAACAGTTGGCATTAGACTAGATCGTGTATATAAAAACTTAGTAAAAATAAAAGAGCGCAATTTAAACCTAGATCATGTTACGTTTAGCTCAGATGGAAACGGCAGCTGGTCCCAATATGATGAAAATGGTAATGTCGTTAAGATGGGAGCAGCTAGGTGTGATGCTATACTAAATTGTATGAAGCATCTTGTGGCTAAAGGCATGGATATTGAAGATGTAATAAAATTCGGTACAACCAATGTTGCACGTGCTTTAGAACTTGATCATAAAAAGGGGTATATCAAAGCAAACTTTGATGCCGATTTATTAATATTAGATCAAGACTTAAATCTCGATACTGTTATAACTCGTGGTAAGGAAATGATGTATAAAGGTAACATACAAGTTAAAGGGACATACGAAGACTAA
- the ku gene encoding non-homologous end joining protein Ku, with product MGVSWKGSISFGLIYIPISLKVAAKEERIGFNMLHKDDHHRIKYKKFCEYCGEEVKHADIIKGYQYEDNKYITFDDDDFEKIKSNRDKTIQIMQFVDASEIDSIYYDKSYYVVPEGGEKAFEVLRRALSESNKVGIAKAVLGTDESLIALRMSHNNMVLNKLFFRNEIRPAEVKEIHAEVNQSEVDLAKQLILNMSNEFEPDQFHNEYNEKLKAAIEMKIEGKEIEVPKEEEGVNVVNLMEALQQSVKATERPRV from the coding sequence ATGGGTGTCAGTTGGAAAGGTTCCATATCATTTGGTTTAATCTATATTCCAATTAGTTTAAAAGTAGCTGCAAAAGAAGAACGTATTGGTTTTAATATGTTACACAAGGATGATCATCATCGAATAAAATACAAAAAGTTTTGCGAATATTGTGGAGAAGAAGTTAAACATGCAGATATCATAAAAGGGTATCAATATGAGGATAACAAATATATAACCTTTGATGATGATGACTTCGAAAAAATTAAGTCAAATCGTGATAAAACAATTCAGATTATGCAATTTGTAGATGCATCTGAGATTGATTCAATTTACTATGATAAGTCGTATTATGTTGTACCTGAAGGTGGAGAAAAAGCGTTTGAAGTATTAAGACGCGCGCTAAGTGAATCGAATAAGGTTGGGATTGCCAAGGCTGTACTTGGTACAGATGAAAGTTTGATAGCGCTCAGAATGAGCCACAACAATATGGTACTCAATAAATTATTTTTTAGAAATGAAATAAGACCAGCAGAGGTCAAAGAAATTCATGCAGAAGTCAATCAAAGTGAAGTTGATCTTGCTAAACAACTTATTCTAAATATGTCTAATGAATTCGAACCCGATCAATTTCATAATGAATATAACGAAAAATTAAAAGCGGCAATTGAAATGAAGATTGAAGGAAAAGAGATTGAAGTTCCAAAAGAAGAAGAAGGCGTAAATGTTGTAAATTTAATGGAAGCATTGCAGCAAAGTGTTAAAGCAACTGAAAGGCCACGTGTGTAA